The genomic stretch cgaaattcacttctgcatcttaacccatccccttgggatacagtgggctgccactgtgcgaaacctggggagcaatcgggaattaagggtcttgctcacgGACCTAGAGTGCAGGCTATGGGGATTGAACTGTGTACTTGCAACCCTCTtagagtgcaagcacactgctctaaccactaggccaccaatCACCCTATTTTAACATATGTATAATAATTTTGTcctaattaaaaatagaaaGTTGCCATTTTgatcagccacctgtgctggcTGATCAAAATGCCGACTCTTCCATCCGCttccaggctggctgggtgacggttcgtaggaagcatagctctagatttcagccaccaggtcaccaccaaccactctgcgtttctaataaattttccccactcagcgacacacccgctgagaagctgACCCTGGTGATTggcagctcaatagtcagaaacgtagCACTaaagacaccagggaccatagtcaaatgaCTGCCACGGGCCAGAATGGGCgacatcaaatcctacctgaaactgttggctaaggataagcgtaaatacagtaagattgttattcacgctggcggtaatgacacacgccgatcggaggtcactaaagttggtgttgcttcggtgtgtaagtttgctaaaacaatgtcggactccgtaattttttctggtcccctgcctgatctgaccagtgatgacatgtttagccgcatgtcatcattcaaccgctggttgtctaggtggtgtcctgaaaacgacgtgggctacattgataactggagaactttctggggaaaacctggtctgatccggagatggcatccatcccactttggatggtgcagctcttctttctaggaacctggccggatttattagttctcctaaatgctgacaacccagggtccagaccaggaagcagagccgtagtttaacacacctctctgcagcttctgtactgttacccacccattaccctattgagacggtgtctttcccacggccaaaacttaacagatcaaaaacttatctaaaaggaacaaatcataaaaaatctaataaaaatcaatacagctCATCTTgaaccaaaaaagtaaaactattaaatgtggtctattaaatataaggtctctccctccaaagactttgttagttaatcaattgatttctgataattagattgatttattttgtctcacagaaacctggctacaagaggactacgttataaatgagtcaactccctctaattatttaaatttccacattcccagatctgcgggaagaagaggaggggtggcaaccatctttcagtctgatttattaattagtctcaggccaactaataattacagttcttttgaacatttaaccctcagtttccctcatccaaactgcaaagcaataaaacctcttctgtttgttgttttgtatcgtccaccgggcccttacagatttcttatctgatttggtgataaacactgacaaggttattatagtgggggatttcaacattcatattgacacagaatgtgataaccttagtgtagcctttaaaactatcctagattcaattggttttgctcaaaatgtgcaaaatgcgCACTCTtagctccatactttagaccttgtgctgacatatggcattgattgtgaagaattaacagtattttctcacaaccctgtcctatctgatcattttttaataacatttgagtttaatctaactgagttctccacccctaAAAGAGGGTTCCATGAGATTTTAGCTTCCAGAAGGCTGTAGATCCTACCTAATCtagagggacagtctattgttgtataacaagacccttcgcagagttagagcagcctatttttcatcattaattgaggagaataaaaataatcctagatttctgttcagtacagttgccaaacttactcagagtcacagctccgttgatccattcattcccttagctcttagcagtaatgactttatgggattcttcataaataaaactgattccaataaaaacaaaataattggcatcctcccaaacatgattatctcgtcctcagtaagtgaggcagcattggaggaatctttagaacctgcgcggtgcctgaactgtttagaagcagtagagctttctgagctatctaaaattttagcttcatctaaaccttctacctcagggatgggcaactggcggccaGGGGGCTgcacacggccctcgtcataactcagtgcggcccgcgaatagataaataataatttaataataaaaaaataaaaataaaaacttgtaaTTATATGTTTGACCGATAGAGGGTTTgccgtacccaaacaatagcgggcacgggccgctttgcaacagcgacgaagaaagtcaagagccatggccactagcagtggcataaagggaaaacttgaccgagaaagtcacatttttcagacaaaatgggaagaagtaagGACATGgggaattctttttttttttgcgttcccTCACAAAGGTTTTTGCGTTCCCTAGAGGTACgggtgatttatttgttgtggtctcttctcactcacacacacaacaataaaccgtgagagccgacgtgagttgtgaaactgcaaagctttgtcttaagcggaagatcaaacatgcagacacagcgttcacagaccagtgtgatgcgttcgtgagcgtcagaaagctatggtgcattcaggagggtgggacattagatttttcagaatagaaagctaacagatgtgcataatcaaaaaataacagaaatacaattatagagcattcagtattgtaagaaagcccacgctgtttctggatagacacattattgtttgagttaagttctgttccgttttatgcctctttccttgtaaatttgaaatgtcccatgctcctgaatgcattgatatggaggagtttaaattccttttttgcaattttttttaaagcaaacggtttgtcttttgcttaaggacatattgaaatgcatttatatgcagaaaatagttatatgttggtgcagtaaacatacagatataaattcatctaaaatttgttcttgttgagaataatttgtagcgtctttcatatccaattatttgaagtgcgtggtcatgtggccctccaatggtcgtgctgaaaaaaatttggccttctttatcatggaagttgcccatccctgttctacctgtatgttagcccaatcccaaccaagttgtttaaggatatattccctttgatcagtggctctattttagacatgattaatctatccttggtaaatggatatgtacaacaggcttttaaagtagctgttattaaacctttacttaagaaaccttctcttgatcaagaagTAAAtcacagacctatatctaatcttcttttcttatctaaaattcttgagaaagtagtgaCTAATGAACTTCGTGAACATTCACAatgtaatgacctacttgaagagtttcagtccctggagtaccacagggttcagtccttggaccaattctctttacgatatatatatatatatatatatatatatatatatatatatatatatatatatatctgcttccgattggcaaaattatcagacagcatgggattaatttccactgttatgctgatgatactcaactatatttatccataaatcctgatgaatccaatcagttacttcgactgcagtcatgtcttggtgacatcaaaagctggatgactttaaatgtcctgcatttaaattctgacaagacagaagttgtaatctttggaccagagtcctcaaaaaataaacctttttgtcaatcacttaatctggatggcattaacttggcctttggtaataaagtaaaaaaaatcttggtgttagttttgaccaagacatgtcatttaaatcccatattaaacaggtttccagagtttccttttttcacctccggaatatcgccacaattagaaacattctgtccaggggtgatgatgaaaaactagtccatgcatttgttacttcaaggctggactattgtaattctttactatcaggaagtccacaaaatgcagttcaaagtcttcagctgatccaaaatgctgcggcaagagttctgatgaaaatcaacaagagggatcatatttctccaattttagcctcccttcattggcttcctgttaaatcaagaatagaatttaaaattcttcttctaacgtataaagcccttaataatcaagctccatcatatcagagctctgattaccccgtatgttcctaacagagcacttcgctctcagactgcaggtctgctggtggttcctagagtctctaaaagtagaatgggaggcagatcctttagctatcaggctcctctcctgtggaaccaactcccagttttgatccgtgaggcagacaccctatctacttttaagactaatcttaaaactttcctttttgacaaagcttatagttagagtggctcatgttaccctgagctacctctatagttatgctgctataggcttaggctgctggaggacatcagggtctaattttctcactctactgatttctactgttcttcagtctactgttctccagttttgcattgcattgaattgaccgttgtcatttcagcttttaactttttgttctctctcttttttcttcatagtaagtacacctggtctggcgttctgttaactgtgacatcatccagagaagacagatcacccgttattaccatctaatgtagaaccgattactggatcaatgtgtgcttctgtgcttttttgtctctcttgttgtgtctctgctctgtcttctgtaacccccagtcggtcgaggcagatgaccgttcatactgagcctggttctgctggaggttttccttcccgttaatggggagtttttctttcttctgtcgctttatgcttgctcagtatgagggattgctgcaaagccatggactttccctgtggctctacacttctccaggaatgaatactttgatgcaatcaactgggttcctttatataggacatttttgattaatctgtataatctgacccaatctgtataatatgattgaatttgactttgtaaagtgccctgagatgacatgtttcatgaattggtgctatataaataagattgaattgaattgaattgaatctaaaGAAGGTTGGTGGCTGGATGTGGACTGAACTGATTGGTTAATGGCAAAGGTGTGACAGCCTACATAAGAAACAGTCTCAATTAGTCCAAAAGTAAAacgaaacaaaacccaaactatgatagacccccccccccccccccccccccccccccaagggcAGATTCCAGAGACGGTCTTCGAAAAAGGTatcaaaaatccaaataaaaaataacccaacaaaaagaaacaaaacccaaactatgacagtgtagtatttttttgtttatcattgtcctgctgaaagataAACCGTTTAGTCTGTCTGAGGTCAAGGGCATTCTGGAGCATGTTTACATCCAGGATCTCTGTAAAAATTGCTGAATTTatctttccctctttttttgaATAGTTTTTCAATTCTTGCCACTTGAAAAGTATCCCTACAGCATAACACTGTTTGGTTTCTTCAGAATATGGCGCTTTGAATCCATGCCAAAATGTTTGTTCTGTTCCATCAGACTAGGGACATTTAATTTCTCATAGTCTGAAAGTGTTGTGGGTGATTTCTGGCTCAAACTCAAGGCACCCTGTCATGTCCCTCTTACTAAGGAGTTGCTTCCATCAGGTCAGTCTACCCTACAGGCCTGATTGGTGGATTGCTGCAGAGATCGATATCCTTTTAGAAGGTTCTCCTCTCTCCACAGAGCAACACTGGAGCTCTCACAGAGTGGCCGTCAGATTCTTGGTCACATCCCTGACTAAGGACCTTCTTTCCCAGTCACTCGGTTAAGAAGGCCAGCCAGCTCTAGGAGGAGTCCTGGGGGTTCCCTGCTTCTTCCACTTAGAGATGATAGAGGCCATTATGCCCACCTGGTGCTTCTAAGCAGGAATCTGTGGTTAATTTTCCCCCAGAGTTTGATGTGTAGACAATCCTGTCTCTGAGGTCTGCAGATGATTCCTTTGACTTCATGATTGGTTTGCATTCCGAAATGCTCTGGGTGTGACTTTCCAAATTCAGGTTAATTAATTGAGTTTACCACAGATTTACTCCAATGAAGCTGTTGCAACATCCAAAGGAGGATCAGTTGAAACATGATGCATACAAACCTAAATTCTAGCATGTTAGTCATTAATGCAAATACTTGAGTACTCATGGTTTCAAGGTAtcatttataatatatttgtaAGTATGTGAAATTTacctttttaattatgtgctTATTAAGGTTCTTTGTGTAGAGTTTTTTGTGGAACAAAGTATTTAACCAATTTTCTGATGAGAtttttgagatgacatgtttcatgatttggcgctatataaataaaattgaattgaattttaacaTACCTGATGGTGGAGACACTTAATACCTTTATTAAGGTATTTTATTAAGGTACCTTTATTAAAGTATTAAGTgtctccatgcagaaagacccaggggtgtactcgaacccaggaccttcttgctgcaaggcaacagcactacccactgcgccactgtgcagtcACAGACACTTGACCAATACTTCCATATTTACAGTCGGTTCTCTTATAGTTTTATGCTAGAGCTGTCTTAAAGACTTTTATCCCCATGAAATCTATCCTTTGTTTATTGATATTCTTTGTTAtagcaagaaataaaacattatgtgTAGTAATTTTCTGTTTGTCATTGTCCTGCAGAAAGATGAATTGTTGTGTCTGTCTGAGGTCAAGAGCGTTCTGGAGCATGTTTTCATCCAGGATCTCTGTGAAAATTGAGGAATTTAGATTTCCCTCTTTTCTGAATAGTCTTTCAATTTTTGCCACTTGAAAAGTATCCCTACAGCATAACActgccactaccatgcttcACTGTAGGTATGGTATTTTCCATGTGATGAACAATGTTGGGTTTCTTCAGAATATGGCGCTTTGAATCCATGCAAAAATGTTTACTCTATTCCTTCAGACTAGGGACATTTAATTTCTCATAGTCTGAAAGTGTTATGGGTGATTTCTGGCTCAAACTCAAGGCAGACTGTCATGTCCCTCTTACTAAGGAGTTGCTTCCATCAGGTCAGTCTACCCTACAGGCCTGATTGGTGGATTGCTGCAGAGATCAATGTCCTTTTAGAAGGTTCTCCTCTCTCCACAGAGCAACACTGGAGCTCTCACAGAGTGGCCGTCAGATTCTTGGTCACATCCCTGACTAAGGCCCTTCTTTCCCAGTCACTCGGTTAAGAAGGCCAGCCAGCTCTAGGAGGAGTCCTGGGGGTTCCCTGCTTCTTCCACTTAGAGATGATAGAGGCCATTATGCCCACCTGGTGCTTGTGAAATTTACTTTAACAATGTGATTATTGGGTTTCATATGTAGAGTTTTAGGTGGAACAAAGTATTTAACCAATTTTCTGATGGTGAAACACTTAATACCTTTCAGGTGTGTTTAGCAAGATGTCAGAATAAAAGCACATGTAGAAAACTGTCTTTCAATTatccatttattttacaaatatttccaTATATAGATGCATTAAAGTACAAAGTTGCCATTGATCCTTACAACCACTGTTAGAAAGatcaaaatcctccattggCACATCAACATGTATGTGAGTCCATGTCTGCAGGTCTGTCCTATGATCTGTGGTCTGTCTCTGCTCGGCTGTCTTCTGCTTGTGAACACACACTCTGATGTGTTTCCTCCTCTGAGCTCCTCCTGATAGTCAGCTCTCTGTCGGCCGCCTCAACAGCAGCAACTTTGGCTGCCTGGATGTGGAGCTTTCCATCTGGAGAAAGGCTGCAGCTGACGTCTTCATGCTTCACCCCTTCAGGCAGATCAAACTCCTGTCTGAACTGCTGCAGTCTGTAAGAGTAGGAGCCTTTGCCGTCCTCttgtttcttctctgtcttGCCGCTGACTCTCAGCTTCCTGCCCACCTGCCTGACTGACAGCTCTTCTGGAGCAAAGCCTTGAGTGTCCAGGGTTAGGCCAAAGTGCTCTCCCTCTTTGTCCAGCTGGTAGGAGACTGGCTGCAGAGCCACGCTGCTCCTGAAAGGCTCCGTGTCCTCCAGGATCTGCCGTTGAACTTTGTCCATCAGCTGAAGACTGCTACGCAGCTCTTGCAGGTTTCTTTGCAGGAGATCCTGCTGGTAGAACAGAGGCCTGACCTCTGGCCACAGACTGCGTACAGGCCAGGAGAAGTCCATGAATGGACTGAGGGCAGACGGGAATCCATGAGAGCACAGCATGTTCCTCCTGTTTAGTCTGGAGTCTTCTTGTCTTCAGATGAATCTCTGTTCAGGCGTCTCTTCACTCCTCTGCTGCTTGTGGAGCTTTCTGTCAGTCAGTGGGACCGTCCCAGCTTTATATTCTAACAGGCGGAGCTCCAGAGGCTTCAGGAAGGTTCTGGTAATTACCACAGAACTCCACTGGGTGGAGCTGTTTCACACAATTTATCTGCTCTTCCACGTGTTGCTCTTTGCCAACATCATTTATTTCAAGTTTTCTAATGTCGTTTTTTGGTGGAGagataaaaataatttgttttataaaacacacaatGTTTCAGCCTGTTAAACCAATATTGCTTAAGGTTTTTGAGAACATTATGGCGAAAACATTAATCTAAAAAAGCTTTCTGAATGAAATCATACTTATTATAATGTAGTAGATTTCATAGAATGTTTTTAGTAAATGTATCTTGTCATGTATCTGTGTGGGGGTATATTGTTtgagatgttttgttttataaaaatcatTGGAATGTACCTGGGGAGTATATGCCGTGCtgaaaatccaataaaaaatgtatcttgTGTAgtataaactttttaaatgaaagtttaAACCCAACGGTTAATCCTCTTTTTCTTCCAGTGCAAGGCAACCTTTATAAGAAAatatctaattatttatttctctttgtttttattgaaaaaagggCATATTTATAATAGGTGCTTGTACATTGCCTGCTGAAAAACACTAAATCTTAGCCTGTGTTTAGCAATTAAATCATACCAGAAACTAATTAAGATATTATACTGTTAATAAGGCTCAAAAGTTTGATTAGCGAAAatgtttattacattttttataataatgaaCAATTATTGCTGACATAATGCTAATATGTTTCAGGCATATTTCACAGACATTTGACCAACACTTCCATATTTACAGTCGGTTCTCTTATAGTTTTATGCTAGAGCTGTCTTAAAGACTTTCATCCCCATGAAATCTATCCTTTGTTTATTGATATTCTTTGTTATAGCAAGAAATAAAGCATTATGTGTAGTAATTTTCTGTTTGTCATTGTCCTGCAGAAAGATGAACCGTTGTGTCTGTCTGAGGTCAAGAGCGTTCTGGAGCATGTTTTCATCCAGGATCTCTGTGAAAATTGAGGAATTTATATTTCCCTGTTTTCTGAATAGTCTTTCAATTTTTGCCACTTGAAAAGTATCTCTACAGCATAACActgccactaccatgcttcACTGTAGGTATGGTATTTTCCATGTGAT from Fundulus heteroclitus isolate FHET01 unplaced genomic scaffold, MU-UCD_Fhet_4.1 scaffold_446, whole genome shotgun sequence encodes the following:
- the LOC105936579 gene encoding heat shock protein 30 — protein: MLCSHGFPSALSPFMDFSWPVRSLWPEVRPLFYQQDLLQRNLQELRSSLQLMDKVQRQILEDTEPFRSSVALQPVSYQLDKEGEHFGLTLDTQGFAPEELSVRQVGRKLRVSGKTEKKQEDGKGSYSYRLQQFRQEFDLPEGVKHEDVSCSLSPDGKLHIQAAKVAAVEAADRELTIRRSSEEETHQSVCSQAEDSRAETDHRS